AGCAATATAGGCTTCAGCTGGAGATGTTGAAGAAAGAAGCTGATGACGCAAAATCAAAGTTAGCTTCTGAGACATTAAAGTttgaacaagcaaacaaaaaactTGAAGCAGAGAAACAGAAGGCTATCAAAGAGAGAAAGCGTGTGGACTCAGAGATGGCTAAAGTGGAGGAGCAAAGGAAGCTTGCGGAAGCTAATGGGAAGAAGGCCTTACAAGAAAAATGTCGTGCTGAAAACTTGTCCCGCCAGCTGGAAGAGAATAGGCAAAGTGTAGAAGAGTTACAGAAGGAGATACTTGAATTTGTCTCCTCTGGAAATTTGGCTCCTTCTGGTGGTCAAGTTGATAATAAGTTGAATCCTGAATATGAAAAAATGAAGGATAAACTTCAATCCAAGATATCAAATGTAAAAGTGGAGGAACCAAAATTGGTTCTGGAGCTCTTTAAAGAGTCAAAGAAAAGGTTTGAGATTGAAAAACAGAAGGCTATTGACGAGAAAAAACGTGCAGATTTAGATTTAGCGAAAGTAGAAGAGCAAGCAAAGCTTGTAGAAGTAAACTGGAAGAAGGCCATGGAAGAAAGATGTCGCGCTGATCAGTTGACTCAGCAGTTACAAGAAGACAAAAGAACAATTGAAGAATTGCAGAAGAAGATACAAGAACTTCTGTCCTCTAGAAAGTTAGTTGAGGGATCTGTTGTACCACCTCACAGAGTTATCAATTCTGAGTATTCAAACGTGAAGTATCTGAAAAAACAACTCAAGTTTGAGAAATTGCAAGCAAAGCATGCCAAACAAGTGGCTAAGTTTGAAAAAAGTCGTAACCATATCATGCAACAAGAATTTGGTCGTTTGAAGATGGAGTTTGATAAATTTGCAAATCACCTGTATATATCGAACAATTCATTCTCACCCAGCACTGAAGGTACAGATGACCTGGAAAAGGTTGGTTCCTTCTCTCATTATCTAGAACTCTTTTGTTTTCATCTGAATTGTGTATTAAATGTTGCTTGTCATGGAACTTATCATTGAAGCATAGAATACAGGTTTTGGCATCTCAAACTTTCGTCTGCTAGTGGTTGATTTTTTCTCAGATGCAGGGTTGATGACAGTTGAACCCAAGTATTCATCTgatggcttttttattttaataaccTGGTGGGTAGAGcataagttttttgttttttatagttAAACATTTCATTGATCAAATGAAAAAGGGTAGAGCACAAGTTTGCTTTTAAAACTACTTTTAATGCATGAACAACTTTAGAATTGGTTACAGAGAAAAGCAGCATGCTTTACACCTTGTGTAAAAGTTTGTTTACTACAGTTAAATCAGTCTGTTGAAGTAGCCTgcttcttgcattttctttttaacaagaacaaataaacaaaacaactGACCTTCCTCTCACATCCTATTTGTTGAGTATTTCCTCTCAGTCATGAAGTAAGCAtcttatttttacatttattctGATAAATAAGTTAATAGTTTCAATTCTGTAATGAGTAGCTTTGTAACTCACAGTTATCAAATTGCATGAGCTGTTTGCTGCATGGTTTGAGAACTTGTATTCAACTTTCCTCAACACCTGGATAAGTTTCTGCTCGCAGTCTACTTACTGAATGGTTTAATGACTTTGCAGGCTTGGCACATTGCTTGTATGCAAAGGTTAAACATGAAGCAGCAGCTCTGTTGTTTGGAACAATCTCAGGCACACTTTCAAAGTGAGAATGAACTTCTGAAGCCTAGCTGCATGAATATGGATTCCTCTGATCCTGTCAGGAAAACCCTACAGTGTTCTGCACCATTGCTGCCTTTATCTGGAGGAAATTTTGCTGAATCCATTTCAGGTATTAATTCTAAATTGGAGCCTCCGCTTGGATGCTCTAACCGAAAATTGTTACAGACTTCTGCAATAAATTCCAGTACGGCATCTTTTTCTGATGGACAGTTGATGGGCTCACAGGGAAGGGGTGCTTTTTCTGTTACCACATCTGCAAAATTGGTTGAAGAGAACTTGAGTGCGCAACCAACAATATCCAACTTGTCTGGTGAAGTAACTAAAATAAGGTGCAATGAAAAATCTGCTGAGGTGGCTGAAAATAATGTCATAATTCCTGATAGAGATGATGTTGGAAGAGTTTGTGAGCATAttaggaagagaaagagagtaccTGATTCAGTTGAATCCATTGAATATTTGTATTCCAAGGGTAAGAAGTTGCATATGCAGATTGAAGAGAAGCTATCCATTTTGCATGGCATGTTAGGCAGACAAGTAGGAAGCCCCTTGGGAGAAGATAGATGTTCGACTCCTAATCTGCAATGCATTCCATATACTATTCTTGATGGGTTCCACAAGAGGAGGAAGTCTCATGATGAGGTACTTGAGAAGCAATTTTGTGAAAGTGACGAGCGAAAGATGACAGAAAAAGTTGTAACTGAAGTCCTTGTGGATGGAATAGATCTTGAAACTATGGTAAATTTTGAGGATGTAGCTGATGGTGACTATATGAAACTGCTGGTCTTGGATAATGCTGCTGATGAGGAACGTTACAAGATGGCCATGGAAGTGCCCCTGTCACCAACTCTGCCTAATATTGACTTCCATGGtgctgaaaattttgatgtggATAATTCTGAAGCTTTAGTAGTGGAATGGGCCTATGAAGGATTGTCAACTGATAAAGAAAACCTGTTGCCTGCACACAGCTTTGACGTCATTGATGTTGAGATTAATtccaataaactaaaatataatgttCTAGAAAATTCCTGTACTCTGTTACTGCATAAAAGTGTAGGCCCTCTTGATTACTGCAGTGAGAATGGTTCCCGTAGTGTTATACAGGCAGGAAAAGTTGGTTTTGACCAGACCCAAGACTCTGGAGAGGTGTTGGCTATGTCAAATTTAACTACATCAAGAGATGAGGAACTGAAGTTTCCAGTTGAAAGCGAACTTGGACCATCACATGCCAATATTCCTAAATACTGTGTTTTGTTTCCTGATATGAGGGACTGTTACACTGTTTCTAGGATTATTAGTGCTGCCAAAAATTGTATAGCTCGGTGTTGTTTGCTTTCTCAAACAGAGTGGATGGTGCCAAAGATTCTTCTTGCTATTAAGATGGAAGAAAATCTTTTACTTGCGTAAGTGATTCATTGCCATCTGAGATGATATAGGTGTTCTtgattttaattctttcatgAGAGTTCTTTAGCTTCAGTTAATTATTATTAACGCTGTTTTTcaccaatgagctctagctcaaatggcatcTCCTCCTCTTGTAAGACCAAATGggagggtgaggttgtgtgTTTGAGACCCACTAGGTGCTTGTGTAATTACTGGTAAAATACTCTTTAGATAGATTTTAAGATGTAACCTTAAAAAAAGATACATGGAGGCTTTGAGATCAATAAGATGATGAATATTGCCATATTtgagttaatttaattttcttttcattgactttttttAGGGAAAAGGTCTGTGTGTTCTTTACACTGTTGCTCCTCAATCTGTCAACGGCTGCTCCAAGGAAATTTGGGAGCTTTTTGAATAGGGATTCCATCCTCTGCATGGATTCTTTCGCTGGGCATATACATGCAGGTCTGTTGATTTCttgcatgttttttataatAGCTTATTGTGATTCAGTAGTTCTTACAATTTTGTGATTTGGCTGTTCTGAGATTCTTTTAATTgaactttataataattttttttctttttttccagtGATGTCTGATGTGGAGACAAGAAGCATATTTACAGATTTTGGTTTTGTGGATGAACTGCTTAGTCTCATTGAGGATTTCCTCATATATGGAAGAGTTACTGTGTATGATAATGCATCTTCTGAGACTTCTATTGAATGTGATCCAAGAATTGACATCCTCCTGGATGGTGTAAACATTAAATTATTGGATGTAGTTGCTTCAGCTGACCTGTTGGTGGCTGGGAGCATTATACTGGCATCAATATGTGCATCAATTGACCACATTGCTTTTATTTGTGAGACATCATGCAACATCATTCTGAGGCGTGCCTGTGATTCGTCATTGGTGCTGACTATCCTTCATGTGTTTGCTTATCTGGGTGGACAGAAGTTTTTCAGCCTGGGCGATTACAAGTTGATGATGATGGTCTTGAAATCTATAGTAATGTTACTTGAGGGAGTACATTTATCAGTCGATGCTGCTGCATGTCCTTCGTCTGTCAGCAGGGTTCAACTTCAGTTCCATCCATGTGTCAAATGCCCATTTTCAGAGGGTGCCATTTCTATAGATACTTCAGCTTTGTTGCTCTTAGAATTGCTCCAGAATATTGCCGTGCTTGGAACCACAAATCATGATGTGATTAAATCATTTAATGCGTCGAATTCCCAAGTTTTGTGTGACAACTTTAACTCTGAACGATATCCAAGCCATGAAGAGGTTCATTGTGTTGCTGATTTGAATTGTGATGCCTCCTGTGGTTTGAAGAAGTGTGAGATGCCCACTTCTCAATCAGACTCTGTTGATAATATGACTCTCTGTCACCTTAGTGATGTTTTATCGTTGGTGGAGCTGGTTGCATGCATCATGGTATGTGATTCACTTTCTTGAGTTCATTGTTCCACTGTCTTaccaatttttagttttgtgtgCTTCTGTTGCATTGCTTGCCATCCTTTTTTTTGACTAAGAAGATAGGCATTGCTTGCCATCCTGAAATGTGGGTTGACTTGGAATTTTTCTGTGAGGTTTTTATGTTCGATTAGATTGTagaatttcatatatatttatttagatattatactttagataattttttttttcctgtttttattatataagaaaaaatgattttgtgtCTTTATGTTTTACCACATAAGGAGGTGATGTCCTGGTAGACTTGGCTCCTTGCTAAGTGATTTGGTTTTAAATGAGCTTGAAATTCATGTGGAAGGCAGAATGTGAACTTGGCGGGTGTTAGGTAATTAGACTTGGAAGTCATCAGGGTTATTTATAATGCTTTCTTTATACAACAAAATAGCTAAAGGATGCACTTGAAAAGTATAAACAGTGGCTATAGTTTCATGCAAAAGTAGGTGGTTAGTTGAGTTTGGCTATTCATGGTGGAGAATGCTGGGGTACATTGTATGGATCCCATGCTACATTTTTcagcctttttttattttttattttaatcttggCTGCTGGCGTAGTCTTTTTAGTTTGATGTATTGGCTTTCCCATGTTGTCAAGTTATATGGGAATCCAGAATCCTAATTTTTATGAATGTCTTAATGTGTATCTTGGCTGCTAGCCTAGGCAACTTAGTATCCATTTGGATACTGCTGAAACGCAGTGCGTCTgcgtttcagttttttttttttcattgagaaGCGTGTTTCAATGCTGTTTAGTGGGTCCTGTGCACTGTTTACGGGACTCACAAACCTATTTTTTCAgcaaattttttcattaaaaatgggtcttacggcactattcatacatttaaaaattattttactacagtgttttcactttttagcggtatccaaacagattcttagtttttttagtttgaCATACTGGCTTTCCAACTAATAAATATCAATTCTTCTGGGACCGTACACTTTGCCTCACACACATGccaaatttcatttcaattgGATATTGTTTACTATCTAATTTTAAACTCATGTTTTGTGTATAATTTTGAACAAAagacttgaaatttaaatattttataggtGAGAAATTTATGATGGCCTTcatattttgcaagtatgaagggTATAAAGAGAATATAATCCAAACCGtggatttgttgttttttgataagtaaaaccATGGATTTGTTAATAAACACAACCAAAGAAAGTTACATGTGTATAATTTAACTCATGTTATTAAGTGGcgtaaaattgacaaaaattacattaggtgtaacttgaacctaactcTACATTGTTGTCAATTTATGTTgaatttgtttctcttttttacttttatggGGCTTGTATGCACATTTGCATGTCACATCTGTGATCTGGTTTTATCAGAATAAAGTCCCCCACCCCAACCCTGTATTTCAATTAAGTTGAAAAAACTCAGACTATAGTATTGTTTTCGAAGCAATAATGTTTTGAAGggagtttcataaaccttgaGGAAATTGTTAGTAATGCAAGTAATGTATCTATATAATCAAGTCATGATTCAGAATAAGCTTATTCTATGTTTGGAATCAATAATATGTTAACGCTAGCTACATGGAAACATGTAAATGTTACAACAGCTTTTAACtctttcatatttatttatttttggtttctgtTTCTGGCAATGACAGAAATGGTTAGGGTTGCTTGATGCTGGTCCTTTGTCATTCTAACCTGTTACTTAGTATAGccttacaaattaaaaaactggttaaaaaaatgttgtgtttaaATTTAACGAGTCGTATATGTGGGGCACTACAAAGGATGCCATTACTGTTGGGCTGTCACTTGAACCCTAAAGGGTCATATAAGTTTAGGATTCAACTTTATCTTATTTTCCTCTAATCTTTTAGAATTTGGttgaaaattgttgttgttAAATACAAGTTTTGATATGATCAATGTGtaaaaaaactcaacaaatataaaaattctaaGAATGAAGTAGCATTAGGGGTATTTCCCAAGAATGTCCTCTTGTATAGGCTCGCATCATCGATTGtataagaaagaaagtaggCCTTTCAATGTTATTGAAAGTTCTTGAGGGCCCTACCAGTACAGAAACATAATAGTTTTTGAGATACTGTGGTTTTTCCTTGGGCAGAGCTGTTCTTTTGACTGCAACCCTGAATGATGCATAGGTCATTCTGTCAGTTGCAGGCTACCAGATCTTGGCTACatgtttcaaatattttttcttaagatTAATTTCAAGATTAATACagatgtttttggattttggaaatTTGTTTTGTTCCTGTAATTGCCTTTTCTGTTGCTGGAGAACTTTAATTTGTTCAAATGGTTCTGGGAGGCAAAAGCCTGACATTCTGCCTGTATGACTCTTTTATTGCAGAGCTGGGACTGGACAAGCATCAAAATGGTCCCTCAGctgttgaaaattttggaatcgTGTGTGTTGGAGAACTttgctgctgctgttgttgttCTCCTTGGTCAACTTGGGAGGTAAGTTAATGTTTAAATTGCTTTTCTGGTGGGTGGCATTCGAATCCTAGAAATTACGCTACTATATTTAATAAAGTTCAAACATTAAGCTATATTGAAGTTTTAtgttacatttatttatttcaaacttgTTATTCTGCTTTTAGCTCTGAGTTTCCtctctttttaaatatatttttcattatttatttatttttacttattaaaaaaatggaacaaagtCAACCTTCTAATTTTGGGGGTTTAgtttcatgaaattttttaaaattaggaatTGTGTAAACCATATTGATggtaaaaaattacttattaaaaaggagaaaatttaGTTTGTGACATTAGgaagaaccaaaaaattgcAAGGCTTCACCCATCCTAGTCTTAAATATTTGGAAGGATGTGCTTAAGACAGTATTAGGGGGACCAAGCTTTGTTAAATGGATATTCTTTAAATGTTCTTTTATTGTAAATTGTCATGTTCGTGTACAAGTGCAATTGCATGCACACATTAAAGTCTTCATTTACCAACCAAGACATTCGACTTCAATTGGGCTGTCATAAACTTCAAATTGTCATGTTCATGTACAAGACATTTGATATTCATTGATCCATGTGCTTTGATCTAATGagttcttttttaattttcaggcTTGGAGTTGATGCTGGTGGATATGAAGATAAAGGAGTTGAAAACTTGAGATGTAATTTGTCTGCTTTTCTGAGTCGGGATGCAACCATGAAAGCAGGTCTTACTGTTCAAATTGCCACTGTTACTGCTTTGCTTGGGCTTCTTCCCCTTGATTTTGAAACTCTTGTTCAGCGTAATGTGAAGCTTCAGGAAACTGCAACTCAGTCTGTTCTAGTTGATTATATCTGGAAGTGGTTTTCTTTGCTGAGCAAGGAGCAACAGGAATTGTCAGTTAGTCTTTTCAAACGGCTggtgcaaaaaagaaagaactttAATACTCTTCAGAGTTGCAAAACTGTGTATATTACTACTGCGAGGGTACTGTGACCTGAGTTTGATGCAAGTTCTTTTATTCAATTAGGATTGAAGTAAgaaattttgattgatttaccaTCGAGAACTGGTAGATCTCCAGAAGATGATGATTCCGGGATAGTTATGGGAAGGCATTTTTGTTTGCTAGTTCACTCCTTCCTAGAGaaaatgttatgtttttttttttttttagtaccgTGCAGTTGCATCGTGTCTCTGCTCAATGCTAGGAGCCCATGCTTGACTTCACTGTGTGCAACAAGTCTAGCTTAATGAGAGCAGTGTACAAGTTCATGGCAAGTtcaaaacatgtaattcaagCATGTGTGGGAATTGAGTACTAGTTAGTAGTTGAATGAGCTGGATGAGTTAGTTAGATGAGCCTGCAGTTAGCAAATCTTGGCCATTCCCTTGTAAGAGCTTGATGAGCTCAAGTATAAATACTGAAAAgaaatttacttgtaattgtcATTCATGAAATGGGAATGTGATTTTcattaagactttttttttttgtcttggagGCTTGAGCTGCCAAAAATTAGCCATATAATCCTTTAGCGGTTCCtctgattaattaattgaaatacCAGAATTTTAGCATTCAAGGATTTTAGTCTAAGATCTTTAATTTCAagttcctttttatttatttatttttttaatggggcTGCGATCTTGATGATTTAAGGGTTTCAATTTCATGACACTGTTATAATGCTCAATGAGTTACAATGAAGGTTCCATTTTTCTGGGTAAATTTGTGGTTCGCTTGTATTGTTTAGGTGGGATTTCCTGTGAACTGTTATGTTTGTGGTCAAGCGGCATTCATTACCAAGTTGCACTTTGTCatttgttaattgttattgttgCCTTTTCTtgttccttatttatttattcttttcttgCTAAAGAGGATGATTGTAATGAAAACAACCAAATTTGTTCaagttatttataaattttgttaggTTCTATGTGCTATTTATTTTGCGTCAATTATAGACATGGAAGTCTTTCATTAAGGAACGCCGTATGTGTTTTGTTTTTCgccttttattttgttgtgatGTAGTAGGGCATTTCAAAGTGACAATTCTACGTGACGATGGTTTACATGGCGGAGTATGTCAAATAGAAATAGAGATGCATGGCCTGGCCGAGTATTCTATTTGGTGTTTATAAAATggctataatttgttatgatttAAAACGTGATTAATTATTCATAGGCTTTAACCTCATAGACTTACGGATTTTATCTCATTTCCCATGATGGTTGGAGGCTTAATAAAATATGTCCTTTTTCCTCCAAGGTTCAAAGCAAGAATGATGAAAACTTTCATGCTTTTTTAtgctatttattttctttctcaaaccGATTCAAATAGGATTGAAAATGTTAAGAGGGACCTACAAGATAACACCGTGTCTTAGTGAAAAAAAggatatatatgataaatagAGATTTGATAGGGTATGGATGGGataaattgatgaaaaaagagaggaagattTAGCAATTTCAAATGGTTGATAAAGCATTCATAGAGTTGCACGGAATTAATTGGGTGAGACTTACAGGCGGAGTTGAAAATAGATAATTGACAGCATCaactatttctattttttttgtttgaaatttggatTTACTTGCTTTATCTGCATGCACCGCtaacatgtatatatattcttgGTCTAGATCAGGAAAATCAGTATTCTGGAAGAAGTGGTATACTCCGTTCATTTCTGAAGAAATTGTTTGGATCAACGTTGCTCTTCACATGTGCTAGTCTCTTGAAGTTACCCTTGAAGTACTTCACACCCCAAACTCTTTGCTTCTGAGTAGCTCATGCTACCCTCTTTGTTGGTACCTAAATCAAGATCTCTATAGTTAAGATAGGTAGCCCTAGGATACCTGGACACATAAGGCTTCATGTACTTGTAAAGCATTCCTATCCAATGTACATGCGTGTTAGATGCCCTAATGCTATTCACTTCCCATTTAACTAGGTACCgtaaattatacaaattacCTTTTCTATGTGGGAAAGGTGTCTCAGATTCTGCAATCTTGTTCATTCGTCCCCCATAAGGATCCATTATCATAAACACCATGTCTTCTTTCAAAAACCTATCCCATACCCCTTCTAGTCCAATATCTGATATAGGTTCCTTAACAAAGTCGGATTTTGCCTTGAAGAAGCTCTTATGGAGGGTTCTGTCCAGTAAGACTTCTAACGGATCACCCTTCTGGTACCCATTAAAATAGAGAAGAGATTGTATCCAACTCATTTCAATGCAGTCTTGGGCCTCGAGTCCTTACTCTAGGAAGCTTTCATTCATCAATGGAATTAGTCTGTCAACTCCTGCAAGAAATAATGATTGGAAAGAAGCTTGGACTGTCTTTTGAGTCCCATTTTCCACATCTTGAATGATGACTCTAATAAAGAGATCGTCATGTAGCTTATCTGCAATGTGCTGCCATTTGCTGACAAGCTTGGTGGCACCTTGCTCAAGTGTTTTGCGAATAGTGAAAGCTGTCACCCTTGGTGGAACTCGAACCAGCTTGATTTTCCATGAAAGTATGATTCCAAAGCTTGCTCCACCACCCCCTCTAATAGCCCAAAACAAATCCTCTCCCATTGCTTCTCTGTCCACAATTTCTCCATTGACATTTATTACGTAAGCATCCAGGACATTATCCGCAGCAAGACCATACTTCCTCAATAAGGTATCTGTTAGAATAATGATtgaataatataaatttcatttttcaatagtttaggttcttaaaataattgataatttatcatcTTATCAGAGTAGGTTTTCATGAGTTCAAATCCTGATTTTGCTCAACATCccttttaaaaagttaaaatctCATGTGTTGAACCCCATTTAGTATGAGAGAGTTTTGGCTCACACATGAAGGGAGgtttaaaataattgttaaataatCAAATTCACAATCTCttaataatttatgtttttggaaTAATTACCAAAACCGCTGCCGCTAAAGTGCCCACCTACTCTTACGCTAGGGCATATCCCTGCTGGAAATTCgtgtatttcatttttcttggcAATACTATAGTAAAGCTCACCAAGTGTTGCCCCAGACTGGACCCATGCTGTTTCATCTTCAAGATTTATCTCATTTGTTCGAAGATTGATAAGGTCAACTAAGATAAATGGGGTCTTGTAGAGGTAGGATAGGCCTTCATAATCATGGTCTCCACTTCTGACTCTGATTTGTAAGCCATAGTTTTTGCTACAGAGAATGGCTGCTTGGATTTCAGACTCTCGGAAAGGTGTAATGATGAGAAGAGGTTTTGGTGTTGTGGAATTTAACCATCTAGGATTTTGTTGGGAAGATTGCAAAAGATATGAATACGAGGAGGAGTTTGATGCATAGATAATCTCCACAAATTTGGTGTAGGGTCCAAATTGTGTTGCCATGCACTGCATGAAGGTTTCTTGGGTTGAATAAGATGTTGCCCATGAAATTGAAAGCAAAAGCACAAAAACTAGTGTAAGAtatctcatctctcttttttgtgtgtCCCCTACGGGATTAGGCTTACAGATTGATAttggctatatatatagttcaaGAT
The sequence above is drawn from the Castanea sativa cultivar Marrone di Chiusa Pesio chromosome 5, ASM4071231v1 genome and encodes:
- the LOC142636291 gene encoding uncharacterized protein LOC142636291, encoding MASDMAGQLQSGNACCKMWKEKYASLEYKRNALRQAVNILQPQIDRFQAENANLRKAYEEEQTRADNEKEGRLKESMARVSLENEISTLKSEISSLQQKTSTNALDRNEEVKLLQVRVSEGEKEINRLKELLGKEKRRADAERKNAEGEKKKAAEELKSIKAEKSKADEQRTFAKIEGAKAEQYRLQLEMLKKEADDAKSKLASETLKFEQANKKLEAEKQKAIKERKRVDSEMAKVEEQRKLAEANGKKALQEKCRAENLSRQLEENRQSVEELQKEILEFVSSGNLAPSGGQVDNKLNPEYEKMKDKLQSKISNVKVEEPKLVLELFKESKKRFEIEKQKAIDEKKRADLDLAKVEEQAKLVEVNWKKAMEERCRADQLTQQLQEDKRTIEELQKKIQELLSSRKLVEGSVVPPHRVINSEYSNVKYLKKQLKFEKLQAKHAKQVAKFEKSRNHIMQQEFGRLKMEFDKFANHLYISNNSFSPSTEGTDDLEKAWHIACMQRLNMKQQLCCLEQSQAHFQSENELLKPSCMNMDSSDPVRKTLQCSAPLLPLSGGNFAESISGINSKLEPPLGCSNRKLLQTSAINSSTASFSDGQLMGSQGRGAFSVTTSAKLVEENLSAQPTISNLSGEVTKIRCNEKSAEVAENNVIIPDRDDVGRVCEHIRKRKRVPDSVESIEYLYSKGKKLHMQIEEKLSILHGMLGRQVGSPLGEDRCSTPNLQCIPYTILDGFHKRRKSHDEVLEKQFCESDERKMTEKVVTEVLVDGIDLETMVNFEDVADGDYMKLLVLDNAADEERYKMAMEVPLSPTLPNIDFHGAENFDVDNSEALVVEWAYEGLSTDKENLLPAHSFDVIDVEINSNKLKYNVLENSCTLLLHKSVGPLDYCSENGSRSVIQAGKVGFDQTQDSGEVLAMSNLTTSRDEELKFPVESELGPSHANIPKYCVLFPDMRDCYTVSRIISAAKNCIARCCLLSQTEWMVPKILLAIKMEENLLLAEKVCVFFTLLLLNLSTAAPRKFGSFLNRDSILCMDSFAGHIHAVMSDVETRSIFTDFGFVDELLSLIEDFLIYGRVTVYDNASSETSIECDPRIDILLDGVNIKLLDVVASADLLVAGSIILASICASIDHIAFICETSCNIILRRACDSSLVLTILHVFAYLGGQKFFSLGDYKLMMMVLKSIVMLLEGVHLSVDAAACPSSVSRVQLQFHPCVKCPFSEGAISIDTSALLLLELLQNIAVLGTTNHDVIKSFNASNSQVLCDNFNSERYPSHEEVHCVADLNCDASCGLKKCEMPTSQSDSVDNMTLCHLSDVLSLVELVACIMSWDWTSIKMVPQLLKILESCVLENFAAAVVVLLGQLGRLGVDAGGYEDKGVENLRCNLSAFLSRDATMKAGLTVQIATVTALLGLLPLDFETLVQRNVKLQETATQSVLVDYIWKWFSLLSKEQQELSVSLFKRLVQKRKNFNTLQSCKTVYITTARVL